In Patescibacteria group bacterium, the genomic stretch GGCAATCTCACCACCGTCGAGGCGTTCACGCGCCTCACCAGCAATGAATACTTCTCGAATATCGTCGCAACGGTCTGGAAAAAGTACGAGGAGCACTTGAAGAAGGAGCAGGCACTCGATTTCGACGATCTTCTTCTCAAAAGCGCGATCCTTCTACGCGACCACAAGGAAGTGCTCGAGCGCTACCAGAGTATTTGGAAGTATATTCACATCGATGAGTACCAGGACACCAACAAAGTGCAGTACATGATCGCCAAGCTACTCGCCAGCAAGACACGAAACCTCTGCGTGGTAGGTGACATCGACCAAAACATCTACAGCTGGCGCGGCGCAGACATCAAGAACATCATGGATTTCGAAAAGGATTATCCTGAGGCAAAAGTCGTCACGCTCGAAGAAAACTATCGCTCCACCAAGACCATTTTGGATACCGCGAATGCAGTAATCAAGAAAAACAAGAAGCGCCGCGAGAAAAATCTCTTTACGCGCCAGGGAGCGGGGGAGAAGATCGTAATGTTTGAAGGATACGACGAAGTGGAGGAGGCGCACTTCATCGCTGAGAAGTCCAATGAGCTAATCCGTGGCGGAGTAGAGCCAAACGAGATCGCCGTACTGTTTCGTGCCAATTTCCAATCGCGCATTCTCGAAGAGGCTTTTTTGGCGCACAGCGTGCCGTATCAACTGCTCGGTACGAAGTTTTTTGAGCGCAAGGAGATCAAAGATGCATTGTCGTACCTGCGTGCCGCACTCAATCCGCAAGGTTTGGCCGACCTGAAGCGCATCATCAACGAACCACCGCGCGGCATCGGCAAAGTGACTTTGCTGAAAATATTTAGCGGACAAGAAGATAGCCTGAGCGGGGCAGTGCGCGACAAGATCCAGAGCTTCCGCAATGTGTTGGCTCAAATTCGCGATCTCGCGACCCGTGAGAAGCCATCTTCAGTGATGCGCTTCGTGATTTCGGCGAGCGGCCTCGAAGCTGAGTACAAAAAGGGTACGGAGGAGGACCTTGAACGACTCGAGAACTTGCAGGAACTCGTGACACTCTCGACCAAGTACGACCATTTGCCGCCAGTGACGCTTGACACAGAAACCAGCGCGGCTTCCGGCCTCGAAAAACTGATTGAGGAAGCCGCGCTGCAGTCCGACCAAGACGAAATGAAGGAAGCGAAGAACGCCGTGAAGCTGATGACTGTTCACGCGTCGAAAGGTCTCGAGTTTGAACACGTCTTCATCACCGGTCTCGAACAAGACCTTTTCCCGCACTTGAAACTCAGCGAGCAATCTATGAGCGAATCGGAATCAGAAGAAGAACGTCGCCTTTTCTACGTCGCTCTCACCCGCGCGAAGAAACGACTCTATCTTACCTTTGCCGGCGTGCGCACCATCTTTGGCAGTAAGCGCATGAATGTACCTTCCGAATTTCTCGGCGACATCGCCGACCACAATGTCGAAGCAGCCTCATACGAATATCAGCGACCCGCACGTACCGGACGCTCTTTCTATTTCGACTAGTTTCGGGTAGGGTAAAGGGACGACGGTCGCGCTCGCGGCGCACCACAAAAATCATGCATCTTCCCGCTAAAAAGTCGCTCGGCCAAAACTTCCTCAAGTCTAAAGAGGCGGTGCGTGACATCGTGTCCGCCGCCGATATTCAGCCTGGCGATAATATCCTTGAAATTGGCCCTGGAAAGGGCGTTTTGACCGAGGCATTACTCGCGAAACTCTCCACCGGTGGCCGCCTCATCGCCATCGAAAAAGACGATCGCATGATCCCGCTCTTGCGCGAAGCCTTCGCTGGCTCACTCGCTTCGGGCAAGCTCATCCTCATCCACGGCGATATCTTGGAAATGACCGTCGAAAAGCTCGCTGAGTGCGGCCTACGCGAAGGGCAGTACAAAATCATCGCCAACATTCCGTACTACATCACCGGACAGCTCCTCCGCATGTTCCTCGAGTCGGCATACCAGCCAAGCAAGATGGTGCTGATGCTGCAAAAAGAAGTGGCGCAACGCATCGTGGCACGCGACGGCAAAGAAAGCATCCTCTCGATCAGCGTGAAAGCATATGGCACACCAAAATATGTCGCCAAAGTACCGGCAAAATATTTTTCTCCAGAGCCGGCGGTGGATTCGGCGATTCTGCTCATCGATGCCATCTCGAAACAATTTTTCAGCAAAAATCAGCTCAGCGAATCGGCTTTTTTTGAAACAGTGAAGCTCGGATTTTCACACAAGCGCAAAATTCTCGCGAGCAATTTAGAAATCCCCAGCGACCAACGTGTTCAGACGCTTTCAGCAATCGGCCTCGAAGAAAAGGTACGGGCTGAGGAAGTCGCGATAGAGCAGTGGGCTGCACTCGCAAAAATATTTCGTACAGACTAACGCCTAATACGGATATCCGCCATCACCACGCT encodes the following:
- a CDS encoding UvrD-helicase domain-containing protein → MKHLESLNSEQKSAVLQIEGPLLILAGAGAGKTKTVTHRILHIVKQGIAPHQVLAITFTNKAAKEMRERVLKLIREDESLNMPVSFEEKPFVSTFHALGVHILKENSRLIDLNRHFTIFDKTDATSAVKAAVIEAGLDPKQFEPAKILRVISREKGNLTTVEAFTRLTSNEYFSNIVATVWKKYEEHLKKEQALDFDDLLLKSAILLRDHKEVLERYQSIWKYIHIDEYQDTNKVQYMIAKLLASKTRNLCVVGDIDQNIYSWRGADIKNIMDFEKDYPEAKVVTLEENYRSTKTILDTANAVIKKNKKRREKNLFTRQGAGEKIVMFEGYDEVEEAHFIAEKSNELIRGGVEPNEIAVLFRANFQSRILEEAFLAHSVPYQLLGTKFFERKEIKDALSYLRAALNPQGLADLKRIINEPPRGIGKVTLLKIFSGQEDSLSGAVRDKIQSFRNVLAQIRDLATREKPSSVMRFVISASGLEAEYKKGTEEDLERLENLQELVTLSTKYDHLPPVTLDTETSAASGLEKLIEEAALQSDQDEMKEAKNAVKLMTVHASKGLEFEHVFITGLEQDLFPHLKLSEQSMSESESEEERRLFYVALTRAKKRLYLTFAGVRTIFGSKRMNVPSEFLGDIADHNVEAASYEYQRPARTGRSFYFD
- the rsmA gene encoding 16S rRNA (adenine(1518)-N(6)/adenine(1519)-N(6))-dimethyltransferase RsmA; its protein translation is MHLPAKKSLGQNFLKSKEAVRDIVSAADIQPGDNILEIGPGKGVLTEALLAKLSTGGRLIAIEKDDRMIPLLREAFAGSLASGKLILIHGDILEMTVEKLAECGLREGQYKIIANIPYYITGQLLRMFLESAYQPSKMVLMLQKEVAQRIVARDGKESILSISVKAYGTPKYVAKVPAKYFSPEPAVDSAILLIDAISKQFFSKNQLSESAFFETVKLGFSHKRKILASNLEIPSDQRVQTLSAIGLEEKVRAEEVAIEQWAALAKIFRTD